The window aattttattgttaacttcatttatagcccaccattcttactgagactcaaggtggataacaacatttgaAACAATGCATAAGGGATCTAATaagtaattttaaatgtttttaattttgtgaGGCTAGTGGTTGAGAGGCTTGTGTTCTTCTCCACTGAAGGATGGATTTGGGAGCTTATGGGAACACTTGTGTTCCCCTAagtaataaaacattttaatgttacCTATctagagaaaagaaattgttaacTGACTATCCTGCACATTTCACATGGCAAAGTGAAACAGTTCAAAATGGTTCTTCCCTTGGTGCTAGATTGCCTGAAGTTATTGCTCTGTAGCTGTGTTTATATTCTTAATACCTGTATAGTATTTTGCATCCATGCATAGAACATGCATGAggattttctccattttatctcctaTAAGTGCCTCTTTGTGTTTGGGAGTTTTTTGATGCATCATCTGCAGTCTTGATATGGTCGGCTTCTTAATTTAAAATCCTCTGGATCTTTACCAGAGGGCCGCATTATGTACACTATTTAATAATAAATGGTCTTCTATTGGTCTAGCATGAACTACTCAATACATCAGGGTTCTTCCTATGGTCCTTGTGCTTgacatctttattttattttctgcagAGCCAAGGTGAAGCTGCAACTAGTCAACTGATCCTGTACCATTATCCTGAGTTTCAGGAGGACAAGGGAATTGTACTGATGACAGCAGAAATGGATTCTAGTTTTTTGGTAAAGGAAACTAAGGCTTAAATGGCTTTGTTTTTCAATAAGTCATCCAAATGGAAAAAGTTTCAAATGTGTTGTGCAAGTTTAGCAATTTCATGTTCCAAATATTAGTAAAAATTAGGAAGACAAAATTTTGCCATTGgttctgttgttttatttttaaggcCCTTGGGCTGATTAATACAACTCTTTAGCATTATGATGGTTGAATTCTCACAAAAAGGAGCTGTGTTAGTTTTCCCATGTGCTCAGATTTAACACCATCACACTTCCAGAGGTAAATTGATCAATAATATAGGAATTCACAGCATGCATTTTACTTGTGCATTATTGCTATATCCATTTTCTGGGTAACAGTAGTTGTTACTAGCATTGCCATAAGTATGACATTATAGTAAGAAAATGGATTGCTAGTATAAATGCAAgatttagtgcaaaggtaaatgaCTGAAATTATATTTTCCTACTCACCCCCATGCTCTTTAATTTTTGTCCTATATGTGGTAATAATAATACTCCAGTTTAATACTAATCATACAAAATCATTCTCCTTGATAGCTTTTTTATTATCTTAGAGTTATTTTGTACATGAGGGAGGTTTCAGTCTTAAAATTTTCCTGTCTACAGTCTGAAGAGCAGATCAGTCTTGGGACTGCAGTactatatacagggctttttttcagctggaacacggtggaacggagttccggaacctcttgaaaatggtcacatggttggtggccccgccccctgatctccagacagaggggagttttgattgcccttggcgcagagagcaatctaaactcccctctgtctggagatcagggggcggggccaccagccatgtgaccattttctccgagggcaacccactgagttccaccacctcttttaccagaaaaaaagcccagactATATATGCACGTAATTCAGTTTTATGACCTTGGCATTTAGGTCAGGAATCTGATTACCTTCCCATGGCAAGTGGTCACCTTTGCAGACATCTAATCCAGCTTCAACATAAACACAGATAGGAGAGTAGAAGTGGACCAATGGCTCAACCCCAAGCGCCGGCATAATAAAGAAAGTTGGAAGATAACTGATGTTATGGGGGGGGTTGAACAGAAGAGGAATGGTAATTATTCTAACAacttgcattgtttttaaattcACAGAATGTGCCAGAAGCTCAGTGCCTAGCCAGCCAGGTGCAACTCTTTTATGCAACAGACCGACAGGAGACCTACGGTTTAGTGGAAGCATTCAACCATCAGCCTGATCAATTTAAATACATGTCTGTAATCACTGAACTTGAGCAGAGCAGGCTTGGGCAAGAACTGAAACCTGAGCAGGACCCACCAATGCCTACTGCTTGAGGAATTCAGTAGCCTTGAGCCCACACAAGAGATATTGATGAGTTGATAGTGTCTTGGCACTGGCATTGCTCTGTTGTGAAAGGAGCCATGCTTGCATCTGATGGGAAACAGAATGTCATTTTACAAAGTGGAGCCATTCAGGCTGTGAGCCCTATGGAGGCACTTTGGCAGTCTCACCTGGCTAAATTAAGTACTTCCTCCATAACATAATTCTGATCGGCAGAAGAAATGAAGGAAATTACCTTCAGCCATTAACATATATCAATGTTCACCATGTTGTGTTTGACATTGCCCTCACCACTACACAAATCAGTGAATTTCCACTTTTGTGAAGATTCTAAGTATCTCCTGTTAATTCAGGAAAGACAAGAGAAGGAGAAGGTGAGCTGAAAGGGACTCTTGTCAATTTAATGTGGTGATGAGTTCTTACACATGCTGTATTTCATTATTCTTATTTGTGCAGCATCAATAACGTATGTGATATTTTACAACACAAGAAAAAGGACTGGTCTCTACCCTTTGAAGAAAGGTaaaattagttttttttaaaaaaggaagggagaagaaaTGCAAAATGCGTGTCTTTGGAAATCAGTAAAGCATCACCAAAAATACCAACCATCTTGCATCATGTGGAACTGAAAACATTGAGTGGTCTTTTGTTTTTCAATTAGAGTTTAGTTAAGGCTGTTCTTCACGAAAGAGCTTTGAGTTCCTACAGTATTGTTGTAATCAGATAACTTTATTAATAGCTGTGATCTATTGCTTTCAGCCATTAAAGTGCCTTTATGAGATACTATCAAATTGccattgaaacaaaaaaaaaccccttgtagCCTATTCTCAGCTTTGTGATCATTAGAACTTTGCTCATTGTTAATTTGTGAAATTGGCTAGACCTCTTTCTTCCctgtccccagggctttttttcagccggaacagtgttctggcacctcttaaaaatacccacatgactgggtatttttaagaatttttaaaatgcctgttttggccattttaggcccattttgtCCCAATTCGAgccagaaatggccaggatcCGGCCGCTGGCAGCAACgtcacgtgacatcgcgcaaaactcgtgcgagaaaacgcgatattttgcattttccgtggcacgatccacaacattgcggcatggagtggcttcaggtaagccatctggaaacagccctggtctaTTCGggtccgatctgggccattttgggcctgtttcagccaaattcaggcctgaaatggccaggatcgggccgctgacgGGCAGGGGAGGGATCCCTCATGCGACAGTGGCCCATTCCATGCTGACTTGGGCCCAGTCCCAGCTGTTTCTGACCCAATTCAGTCCAATTTGAGCCTGAAACATCCAAGATCAGTCTGCTGCCGGGCAGCAGCATGCTCTCCCATGCAGCAGTGGTGCATTCCAAGGTATATGTGTCTGAATTgggccccctgtggagtgtgggagcgctacTGGGGCAGCCACggcctacgtgatgacatcatttcccagaagtgacatcatagtgcagtcctgggagtgcgcGCACCCTTTGTTccgccaccccttttcccagaaaaaaagccctgccccattTCACTTGAGGCTCAGATTTGCATTTGGGAACCTGGAATGAGAGAGGGACACGCATTAGGTTTAGGAAGTTATAGTTACAGTTCATTCTGGTATTCTGTAGGTCAGATATTACTTCCTATCTATGGAAGACTgaatgggaagaggggagaatccGGAAAAGCCAAAAGTTGGCTCCTTTCTCAAGCTCAGTTAAGAAATTGATTCCTGTTCCATCCCTTAGATATATAGTTAAAGGGCCAGTGGCATCTAATAAGATTACTTTGGCCAAGTGAAGAGAGTAAGGAGGAAAATGTTTGATTTGGGGAATATATTTTCTAAAATCAAATTGTGAATTTGAATCATACATTCTGTGTCCAAGTGTTTTTAGTCCATGGTTTGTTACTCATTCTGCCAAGGAAATATTAATTCTGTGTCTAAGATACTTTATTCAAAACATAATCCTATCCTATACTTTGAAATAACTTGCTTAAAttcttggatttttttcccttgGAAAACCAAAGTATCACAATACCTCGATGAAAACTAGTGGTGAAAAGAgaagaccctttttaaagaaatcaactTAATTAATCATTTATGTTTGATTTAAATCTGCATGTATTTGTGTATGAATAAATACGTAATGGTGGAAAAAATGGTTTGTTTTTTGATGATACATATATGTAGGTCCAGCAGACACTGTCTTAAACGAGGCATTCCTTGTTGTGGGAGTATGGAAGAGAAATAAGTCTTTTTAAGATGCCACCTGTCATCTGCAGTTTTTAAGTATTTGTATTAAAAAACAGTTGGGGGTGGTGTTTCTTTATAGTTGATCAAAAGGTTTCTAATCATTCATTGACTAAATGTTGTAGCCATACAAAAAAGGGGGTTGGATCTTAAGAACTATGAACACTCTTTGCTCATGAACTGTATCTTTTCTGCCTCCTTTGTCCTGTTGGAGTGCGTCTTCCCCTGTCCTCGCAAGAGGTCTTCAGGAGAAATGTAGAATGCCGTGCAAGGGGCTGCATGTTGGaagaacctcctgaaaatgtgGATCTTCTCCTTTGTACACCACTATTGTAGGGGAAGAATTGTATACAGCTCAAGTTCTCAGAGCATTCCTTGACCAAAAATCTTCAATGTTTCTAGACTCAAAACACTCCTTTTtaatctcttttaaaaattttattttaaaaagcaacaaaacaGTTGAAAGTGCATAGAACTTTATACAAAGTACATTAAACTACTTCACAGagagtatgtataatatataataaatcTGGACTACATGAAAGATAtaatcaaaatatataaaatagtttTATTCTTCTCCCTCACAtccattatatattttaaaaaaaagaaatggagaaaaggaataAGCTGTAAAGTTTTCTAAATATATTTGATAACCTATTTTTAGGGAAATTCAGCATAGGtaaaactttaaacattttgcaTTCTACATTATATTCTATCACACAATACTTAATATattggcagcccaatcctaagaggggaggggaaagtgaataggaaccgaactaaggcttgcgacggcgcaTCTGGGccttacgcccgcgtaagtggctgtccgcccgcgctgggacacGGCGCTGGCCTGTCGGCGGGCCGGCACCGGCACAAGCCACAGGCACCCGGGCGGCGGtggaggagtggcgtagagccccacgccggcgcagggggggggtggagaacagggcggggtcagagttagtctgctccctaagcccctccagaagcgggaacgcccacagcggcgcaaaaaagctacgccacggaaaaagaaggcgtagcccataggcgcccatggaacagtgaaaaaccggccccctctccgagcgcccagccccgcctccatggcccgaaggagcataggatgagaactatcccggggaccaatcagcgtgcacgcccggcgtggacgagcccccctctccgcacccaatcacctgcgaccgcgccctacaaaacatccggccagcgctggccaaacccctcaggtaagtgagcacgtcgccggaggctctgtccctctgtccgtgtgctgtgtggcgttgcccctttgaacaccgaacgggggtgagggcattcacggtggcaggcacggaatgcactcgggggactttgtgaaaaagtggggggacttcccgtaaaagggaagaagtgcaaatgtctggctaaccccctttttaccctgacaggaagaacaactcaacatctaactggactcatgcaagctagttgcttctaactaagcacaaacaaattaacccttccgtgagagaagggaatgacacttggcgaacttacagcagcctctcccgtttccttgcaggtaccctgactctggagttcccgcctggtgatgactgacggagcactgacaggtgaggaggaggtaggggaggggggacccgttccgcagattagtgcaaaccgcccattcacctgaccccacccgctcacttgccacTTCGGGTGAGGCCAAGCAAGGGTGGGGGGTGatcatggccgcccctggccgcctcagaggcaggtgCCCCGAAAACCATATGTGACCAGATGTTTGTAacgaccagctcattccctcccgtaaaggtaaaggcttgccacggctgagtgcatcctcgccagactgctgtgcatcagctggtcgctgctgccctcgactatgtgcatcctcccagatggcggagtgtggggcttgcctcgccagtggaacgaggcaaagcccacatgtgtctttttctcccgcaggcacgtccagggcatggatGCTttcccgcgccccgccctccccaaacatctctgatggacggttggctgcagcccaggaagcactttcgcgccgcggcctgcatcccagccccgcccctccgagcgggaaggagggctgtgtggaatgctccagctcccttgctagcctaaacacaagcccgctttttccagtgcaataaaacgagttgtaaaacaactaccttctgtgtctgcgagcctgacttcgtcctctgcccctcccccaacactcccgtcacatatctccacctgcacattgccacaaatgtatctgacagaccccgttctgcctccccgccccctccctcccccacagtaacgtcaggtagagggttggggaagggcatgtcagcggggagggaGGAGCCACTGAGGGTGCTcgatccctggtagggcgagcagctggcacccaataagccagggagagggtggccgggggtgctgctgcaagggggcaggagatggcagtggaaacggtccgctcactggaaccctagccccatcagtgaagaaactagggtagcggCAGGTGGATGCcgtatcccgggcaggaggtcttgcgcgcctggggagggtcgctcccgttgcagctgcagccgcagcaacaaagtcccatgagcggccgcctcccagagtgggtccagcccctcgggtgtctgcggcagccccattggtcattccaacaccctccaccccgcgGCGTCCCGCCTTGCAtccaatcctgcggggcagttgcgaGGCTCCCGCGCCACCATggcgtggttgttgggaggggtggggtgtgtccgaggctgcgcgtggctccgccctgcccagcggcttcccccgacactggccgcaatgtgggcggtgatcgagagggagcggctagaggtgcacgctgcatgggaggaggcgaacaaccgcggctgGGAGTTCACGGCCgcggtactggaggtgggagaggggatcCATGCCGCTCAAGCctgtgccgaagccctgctcaggcggctcgtcgccatcctcgacccatCGGCcccacctgctgcagcagctccacccaccccagaggcacccctccctcgggcccagttgcgtgcgagaggccgggcccgtggacggccaagggggtccggccgccggcctcgccggtgagccccgctgccgccttgcgggggggtggggtcttctgctggacaggcggggccACGGCCCAgggtgttatacagctgctggaggcaatggggccagggccagggggggcaggggcagcGGAGCGGGTTTTGGCCACGTGACCTGGTCGCTGCAGctgggaaggctgggtggaggggcagctgcttctgaccatgcactcgcacaggctCCGGACGGCGCAGGGggcgagcggggagggggctggcgaGGCAGCACCCAGGCCATTGACAGgctcctggctgcctgtccttccaaatagGCTCTCCCCAGCCatgcctccccatggtccctcgacACCCTACCTCTCCTacatgcctccccttcctcacatcttctgggggaggtgggatggtataataataaaggctgatttctgtgcaacgggtgtctgtggtctttgccttgggatggggatgggggcgggcctgctgtgtctgcctcttggtggcggcctcaggccaaccctccccttcggcgctacttggtggctgttccctgctgccagagactggctgctgccctggattcctcacggcagggcgcctgccagtcgcatgccaacctctctggacgcggctgccacggacttggtgctgcattgggcaaacgggggagaggctcctcagaccacgcccacccctctccttcccgactgcgagccccgcccaacgcacaagccgaggcagtctgccggcatgggtgcagtttgcctgctgctctggggcctggccgggatcgtgtgctgcccataggctgcgcctttcctggcccctccccctgccgcttgtcaggaacagcgccctttggctgcgcctggcagCGGCCGTGCATCACACctgcccacaacactttctggttctcccaatttgcatctctgcgccgctgccgccactgccgcagCCACACTTTGCTGGATCCAGCCTGGCACCGCCGCTGCTCCGCCTGTGCAGCcacgccggcgttggggccggccataggattgcgcagttaGTTCTTAGTTTCACTATTTAGCTTAACTGTTAGTCTATTTTAGTGTTAGTTGTCCATTCTAAATTTGATAGATTAACCTGTTAATGTATACTGAATTAATTCAATCAGAGAGAAAGCACAGAGATAATAGGAACATAATATGAAaaataatatttagaaaaaaGTTTGACAATTTCTACAACCTGGATATATAAATCATATTAATTATGAATAAGAGAATATATATGAGCTTCATAAAGAGTTTTCCTCTCCATCAGAGAGTTACATCTAAATAAGATATTGAAAGGTATCTCTGAGGTTTGTCCGAAGGTAAGATTCCAAATATTTTGCTTTCAAGATTTTACTCAGCCTGATAAAATTTAGTATCTTAAATTgttaatttaattattttgtttaccttttaatctattttaatattagttGTATATACAAAATCTTATGGATTACCTACTATATAGTTCTTCCAACAcagaaaataataacataataataatattttttgatgaaattttattggatgagttAACGTACAATCAAGTTAAaagcaactacatttcttttcagttcccataagtatatgttccctaccccctcccctcccccttttcagtgttgacttccaacagcactccaaccccccattttcTGATCATATTTCTACGCTATTAGTCTGTTACTATTGGTAAAGTTCTAAaatatatcttatcttatttaatatacttcaaaagaTGACAATTGTCCCTtgacatcccattttctttctaagtactttctcattttcttctaATCTTCGaaaaatccctttggatcttgatctctcagttttctcaataataataacattcgatttatataccgccctttaggatgacttaacacccactcagagcagtttacaaagtatgccattattatccccacaacaaaacaccctgtgatgtgggtggggatgagagagctccagagagctgtgtcacccagctggcttcaagtggaggagtggggaat of the Eublepharis macularius isolate TG4126 chromosome 5, MPM_Emac_v1.0, whole genome shotgun sequence genome contains:
- the ATPAF1 gene encoding ATP synthase mitochondrial F1 complex assembly factor 1 isoform X2; this translates as MSKRGFSKNKTLDSILNVEMVKQKKPEEIKQIWRQYFSAEDTVYAVIPGKTFDLMWKRAQNCPSFLFALPRKEGYEFFVGQWSGTELHFTSLINIQSQGEAATSQLILYHYPEFQEDKGIVLMTAEMDSSFLNVPEAQCLASQVQLFYATDRQETYGLVEAFNHQPDQFKYMSVITELEQSRLGQELKPEQDPPMPTA